In Deltaproteobacteria bacterium, a single window of DNA contains:
- a CDS encoding DUF1329 domain-containing protein translates to MIGQKLRRLAGATALAAALGVTALSALPVAAEDQGKTWILDSNNWQEAKDLVPPVVLERIKKGEYWYKVVPVDPDKFRQNYSKKFWDASEANDGKYDIDTATCGLKDVKTGKMPDFYFGYPFPKIDKSDPQAGCKMAWNFDAANAMGNGQGATFTLNGIDGSGEFKRIKLWLHLNAFLGRSAGPIPNPENLRSTSMSNVLEPQDVDGVGGLTKRNNDWNSQDQSWYYVPSTRRVRRVNAATRSDPVAGLDIFGDDVNCYAGKIEYYKWKLVGEGNILAPVLSPDPFPQKKITESRSEVQIPYFKAGYETPGSKGVPWLIVENLSMVPRPVWIVEGQSEDPYYNFGKVIMYMDKEMYRIYWKLVHNRAGEYFYNAMCAYHWSKNDDGTLTSVTPNMVVGVNDKTNRAALGGRYSSQFIETKYDDDYFTLHHLTHMSD, encoded by the coding sequence ATGATCGGGCAGAAACTTCGGAGACTCGCAGGCGCCACCGCGCTGGCGGCGGCACTCGGCGTCACCGCGTTGAGCGCTCTACCGGTGGCGGCCGAAGACCAGGGCAAGACCTGGATCTTGGACAGCAACAACTGGCAGGAGGCCAAAGACCTGGTACCTCCTGTGGTGCTCGAGCGCATCAAGAAGGGCGAATACTGGTACAAGGTCGTCCCCGTCGACCCCGACAAATTCCGGCAGAACTACTCGAAGAAGTTCTGGGACGCCAGCGAGGCCAACGACGGTAAGTACGACATCGATACCGCCACTTGCGGGCTCAAAGATGTGAAGACCGGCAAGATGCCCGACTTCTATTTCGGCTATCCCTTCCCCAAGATCGACAAGAGCGACCCGCAGGCGGGCTGCAAGATGGCGTGGAACTTCGACGCCGCCAACGCCATGGGCAACGGCCAGGGCGCTACCTTTACCTTGAACGGCATCGATGGCAGCGGCGAGTTCAAGCGCATCAAGCTTTGGCTGCACCTCAATGCCTTCCTCGGCCGCTCGGCCGGCCCCATCCCCAACCCAGAGAACTTGCGCAGCACCAGCATGTCGAACGTGCTCGAACCGCAGGACGTCGACGGGGTCGGCGGCTTGACCAAGCGCAACAATGACTGGAACAGCCAGGATCAATCCTGGTACTACGTGCCCTCGACCCGGCGCGTGCGCCGCGTCAACGCCGCCACCCGATCCGATCCCGTCGCCGGGCTGGACATTTTCGGCGACGATGTGAACTGCTACGCCGGCAAGATCGAGTATTACAAGTGGAAACTGGTGGGCGAGGGCAACATCCTGGCCCCAGTGCTCAGCCCCGATCCTTTCCCGCAGAAGAAGATCACCGAAAGCCGCTCCGAGGTCCAAATCCCCTATTTCAAGGCCGGCTACGAAACCCCCGGCAGTAAGGGCGTGCCCTGGCTGATCGTCGAGAACCTGAGCATGGTGCCGCGGCCGGTGTGGATCGTCGAGGGGCAGTCGGAAGACCCCTACTACAACTTCGGCAAAGTCATCATGTACATGGACAAGGAAATGTACCGCATCTACTGGAAGCTGGTCCACAACCGGGCGGGCGAGTACTTCTACAACGCCATGTGTGCCTACCACTGGTCCAAGAACGACGACGGCACGCTCACCTCCGTTACCCCCAACATGGTCGTTGGCGTCAACGACAAGACCAACCGCGCCGCCCTCGGCGGCCGCTACAGCTCGCAGTTCATCGAGACCAAGTACGACGACGACTACTTCACCCTGCACCACCTCACCCACATGTCCGACTGA